A single Mastomys coucha isolate ucsf_1 chromosome X, UCSF_Mcou_1, whole genome shotgun sequence DNA region contains:
- the Rtl3 gene encoding retrotransposon Gag-like protein 3 — MVEDLAASYVALKLENEILQAQVKRLMEENAALQAQIPELQKSGAAKEHEPLRKPSEAPEPSEAPELLELPAARVSQPPRELPAATEPGESTEIREPREPSAISELGGPPEIKEPRDPSTIRKPRGPSEIKEPREPSAIRDLMGLSEIKEPQKPPESNESGGSSALTEFRGSPDIKEPHSSPKFKEYWGPQELPKVKESCKPSEPLDSTAVWGLQEPSKDKKAPKPPELQELTAWKPPAVKEPQEIQKALESPATQKLQASPRGYGLPAVCEEEPTDNQGAPALKELKNSQLHNPTNDEESQTVPEYQETSSQLEPLEHPPPQETLEPRVPQEPPDPSDTEKFLELSVPEESLEGLIVVGTGTEQAHRELEAATLPLDYSLAFSEDFQKLFEFLVQLNDYLRTRGYSTEAALVSFVGSFFSGEAGRLFQPLLDSQNTLLEQFERLLRALQDTFDNPESLEVANQGLPQLRQREGLAPRYSTCFHLIAQELNLGESTLCIQLQEEHASSTQNELSCTSPATNLSDVIIECVALEEKASGGADSSSSSSEEENGSESPPSENQPVQATSNRPHLSEAERARRREGHLCLYCGHPGHFARDCPVKPHRAQQAGNMEARR; from the coding sequence ATGGTAGAGGACTTAGCAGCTTCCTATGTTGCTCTGAAATTGGAGAATGAAATTCTGCAGGCTCAAGTGAAGAGGCTCATGGAAGAAAATGCTGCCCTCCAGGCCCAGATACCAGAGCTCCAGAAATCCGGAGCAGCCAAAGAGCATGAACCACTCCGAAAGCCCTCAGAGGCCCCAGAGCCCTCAGAGGCTCCAGAGCTACTGGAACTTCCAGCAGCCAGGGTGTCACAACCCCCCCGggaactcccagcagccacagagccTGGGGAGTCCACAGAGATCAGAGAGCCCAGGGAACCCTCCGCCATTAGCGAGCTCGGGGGACCCCCAGAGATCAAGGAGCCCAGGGACCCTTCAACCATTAGAAAGCCCAGGGGCCCCTCAGAGATCAAGGAGCCCAGGGAACCTTCAGCCATCAGAGACCTCATGGGACTCTCAGAGATCAAGGAGCCCCAGAAGCCCCCAGAGAGCAATGAGTCTGGAGGATCCTCAGCCCTCACAGAGTTCAGGGGATCCCCAGATATCAAGGAGCCCCACTCATCCCCAAAGTTCAAGGAGTACTGGGGACCCCAGGAGCTTCCAAAGGTCAAGGAGTCCTGCAAGCCCTCAGAACCCCTGGATTCCACAGCAGTCTGGGGACTCCAAGAGCCTTCAAAGGACAAGAAGGCTCCCAAGCCCCCAGAGCTCCAGGAGCTCACAGCCTGGAAGCCTCCAGCAGTCAAGGAACCCCAGGAGATCCAGAAGGCTCTGGAGTCCCCAGCAACCCAGAAGCTCCAGGCGTCCCCAAGAGGTTATGGTCTCCCAGCAGTCTGTGAGGAGGAGCCCACAGACAACCAGGGTGCCCCAGCCCTCAAGGAGCTCAAGAATTCACAGCTCCACAACCCTACAAATGATGAGGAGTCTCAGACGGTTCCAGAATACCAGGAGACCTCATCACAGCTGGAGCCCCTCGAGCATCCACCTCCCCAGGAGACTCTGGAGCCTCGGGTGCCCCAGGAGCCCCCAGACCCCTCAGATACCGAGAAGTTCCTAGAACTCTCAGTACCTGAAGAGTCCCTAGAAGGTCTAATAGTTGTTGGAACAGGAACCGAACAGGCCCATCGCGAGTTAGAAGCTGCAACTTTGCCCCTAGATTACTCTTTGGCATTCAGTGAGGATTTTCAGAAACTCTTTGAGTTTTTAGTTCAGTTGAATGATTACTTGAGAACCAGAGGGTATTCCACTGAAGCAGCTCTAGTGAGCTTTGTTGGCAGCTTCTTCTCaggtgaggcaggaaggttgtTCCAGCCCTTACTAGATAGCCAAAACACGCTGCTGGAGCAATTTGAAAGGCTCCTGCGAGCTCTCCAAGATACTTTTGACAATCCAGAAAGTTTGGAAGTTGCTAACCAGGGCCTCCCTCAGCTTCGCCAAAGGGAAGGCCTTGCTCCCAGATACTCAACCTGCTTCCATCTCATTGCTCAAGAGTTAAATTTGGGTGAAAGCACACTCTGCATCCAACTTCAAGAAGAGCATGCCAGTTCTACTCAAAATGAACTGTCTTGCACAAGTCCAGCCACCAACCTATCTGATGTGATCATTGAGTGTGTCGCCCTAGAAGAGAAGGCGAGTGGTGGGGCTGATTCCAGTTCATCATCCTCTGAAGAGGAAAACGGGTCTGAGAGTCCACCCAGTGAAAACCAACCTGTTCAAGCTACAAGTAATCGCCCCCACCTCAGCGAGGCTGAACGGGCCAGACGCCGCGAAGGCCACTTGTGCCTCTACTGTGGCCATCCTGGTCATTTTGCCAGAGACTGTCCTGTCAAGCCTCATCGTGCCCAGCAGGCGGGAAACATGGAGGCCCGGCGGTAA